The Cryptomeria japonica chromosome 9, Sugi_1.0, whole genome shotgun sequence DNA segment ttaaaattgtgacTAGTGGTCCCCTtcagctagctagatggaagtcgattgatttcttagatgttgatcaaagcatgaaattagattttgagaagattttgggggatagcattgtatttttttttattctgaggatgaacttatttggacaaagaatatttctggtaagtacactgttaaagatggttacaactctcttatggttgctaaagatttatcatcttggccttataagttgttttgacatttggcttgtcttcctaaagctggagcctttgcttggttggcagttcaggacagagtcctCATAGgcatgagactagacaggcttggtattactgttgttttcccttgtgtcctttgtaacaaaaatttggaatcttcttcacacctgttcctacattgtgattatgcttatgaatgttggcagtggttgtttgagaagttaaatatatcctttgttattggtaaggatctcatttcccattttagatcttggccctttatgtttgcctcatctttttatgcatgcctttggatcatatctccatctattgtgatttggaatttctggctagagagaaacaacaggatatttaaaaaaacaaggtctcctgtgtttaaggttctattaaaaattgagtcttcaatctctgaggttgctttgtcgtttatttataagaatttggaaaatcttacttctttttcgcattgggatagtagagttactagagtttggaagatgctgtcagttttaccctctcatggttcaattttaaaaaagaatgatgcaataggtaagagattctctgctagatggaaacctccaccgcaggggcactttaaactgaattttgatggggcctctcgtggtaaccttgGGTCGGCTGggataggcatggtaatttatgatcacaatacaAATTTTATTCGAgttaagtgtcatgctattggttttaaaactaacaattatgcagaatttcatgctttgtcttttggtttggatGTGGCAATCTCTTTgagaattaaggacttaataattgaaggtgattctatggtgattattcaatgtgttatgaaaaagaaatcgaattgttggaatttgcagtatatacttgatcccattttacaaaaattagaattgtttgaatcttttttggtatcccattgttatagagaagttaataagattgcggattatttggcaaatttagccattgatagcaatgccaatcaacgagaggtgggttttgaggaaattccttctagggtatgggaaggtttgcagcaatagttatgtgattttcttgagtaatgttgatgtaaaattttatgatgataattatttctgctttcccctttcatttcaagtattcatgttccttgtctggaggagagttcgagctcatggtatttgatacaatagtgtttttccaaagtttttttgatactttcttttttggcaggaaggtttttggctcatggtatttggcacagggctttggaaaattttgtcttcttccattgatagcagatgtggagtctacatttgaaaattatccgatgggtttttttgacaaattgtcatatgtgctctatgcaaaactgatattatatgtgttgtgactgcattttgtatgtggttttgggcggggtgtataaactgatccgttagatactataggtttattttatgagttgtgaccggaggttttcttcccagggttctttcctctagtatgctctttgaatcgtgtataaaaattaaaaaatattaattaaaaaattcaatgaaataatccacttttattgaaaaaaaaaaatgcaccTACAACTTTTGAAAGTGTGCTATTCATTCTATTAAACTCAAACCAAATCCAAACTTCAAACATTTTCTATCTTCTAGACTAAAAAATGATCTATATGATAAAATGCACTTGGAACTCGAACTGAACCTATAGATAATAGAGAGCCGTAAAGTGTATTATGAAGGGCCTACATGTCACCACTCGCTCGACCTGTACTCCGCGACAATGATAGCAGCTGCATTTTCTGAAATCTCTTTCTTGCAATACAAATTATGCTCATGGTGTGTTGGGTAGCTATATCACTTTATTTAAAGAGAGATTCCTTTCCCAAAGAAGGGTTTTTCGAGGGGACTGACTAAGGAGAAATAAGTATCTGCTATGATTAAATCAGATATATCATAGAGAATATGACCCACAACCAAGATCATCACTGACCACCAAGCATTGTTTTCTCTCATCTTTTCTCTTTTCCCTCCTCTCATACTGCTTTAGCCATTTACAGCTTTCTCTTCCAATCTTATCTGACACCCATCACAAAATCTGAACTTTGAAGTACCCATCTATAGAACCAGCCAAATTGAGAATGGAGCAGTTTAAGCATACTGAGATGTGCAAGGATCGAGTCCCAGGAGCACCAGAAGCAGTTCAGAAGAGGAAGGCAATGGAGGACAATGACGACATGGGATTTCTTCCTGCTTTGAAACCCATCATTACTGATCGTCATACCTCTAAAGCCAGATTATCATCTACACAGGATTCCATGGCTGCTTTGAATCTCACCAGAACTTGTTTTGAGGATAATGAACATCATAATAATTGTAATGATAATGAAGGTTGTGAGACTCCAAAGTCTGAGAAGCATCAAATACCTAAAATTTTGTCATGCCCTGGAGCTCCAAGGAAACCCAGATCAACAGTGAAGAAATGTAAGAGATCTGAGGAGTTTTTCTACATCAGTCCTGTTGAGCTGAATTTGCTCTTCAGTCTCTCAAAGCCCACACAGTTTGATTTCAGGTGAAGGCCTACACAGACTCTTAGACTCATTGAATTACATATCAAGGAATGTATGATGTATTATGTATTATCTCTTGCAGCACAAGAAGTTGTTTGAAGTACTTTTACTTGTTTCTTGTTCTCTGTAATTATTATCATCCATAGGATTGTAGATCAGAGATATATGGGCCTCCTATAATGTATAATGGAGGAGAGTCTGTAAATTGCAGCCATTGTTTGTAGATTTGACTGAAAAGAATTGCAGTCTGCTGGTGTACTGAGGAATGCAGAATTAGAAAATATTATGTTAAATTACACTTGCCACTAAAATACTGTTGGAGTATTGAACTAGATCATCTCTTGGGAACAGCAGGATTCATCAGTTTTCCTTTTGTAGTTGACACTATAAATTAGTATTGTAAGCATACAAAGCAGTGATATCAACTTAAGGTAAGGATGAGAACAAATATTTTCTTCATCTGAGTTTAGAATGGATGTATGATAGAATCAGGTTattttctctttgtttcttgttttcAGTCATTTAGATCCACATATCATGTGTTTAAATTCAAAGGAAACATCTAAACCtttttatatattttcatatttttttctttgtttttcccctttccTGATACTgtataattatattgtaatataggatgtttaaatttatttgaaacatATCCACAATCTTTTTATACATTTACAGATATATTGTAATATCGAGTGTTTAAACTAATTGAACTGTAATCCTTTATTATTAAAGCTTTTCCTTACTCTGGGCTTTGGATTACTGTTACAAGTAAACCAAGTTGGTTAAGCACATTATAAAATAGGGCAGTGGGACAAAAAAGAAGAGAAATCTGGCAGAGGAAAAAAACATAAGAGACCATGGCCATGTCAGGGCCAAGGAGTCAACGAATGATAAGAATGCACTTTATGTGGCGTGCTAGTCTGAAAGGAGCGAAAATCAAGCGAGGATTCAAGGTAGTTTGACGACCCATGGATCAAAATTCAAACCACCCATTATGATTTCAACCCATAATATACTCCAATGGATTCATGATTCAATAAACCTATTAATGCCTGCCCATTTGATGGCATGAGCAATGGGTTTGTGATTTGAATTCAGTTGGAAAGCTTGTTGAATTGTTTAAATTTGATAGGTTATAAAAGCAAATGCTTAAATTATGGAAACCAATACTATATAtgttatgtaattatattattacAGTTTTATAGAGGCCAAACATAAGAAGAAGAATGATGTGTGATAAGTAGTTTTGGATAAGGAGTTTTGGAAGTTAATGTTTTTTGTTTAAATGTATGTAAATGaaattatatgtttaatttttaattcATAGTAGAGTAAGATTTTTATCTTATTAAATTCATAGAATTATAATTAATCGTTGTTATTTGTCTATGGACATGTAGTGTCACGGTTAAAACATTTCGTTGGTGAAGCGGTCATCAAAGTTCAAACTATGCTGCTCGTAGACCTTGTGttcgtgggtttgaacaagtgaagtgtggggatgaggtcccccagttgtggcctcaccggttcattgCTCCGAGTCAAAAGTGTCACAAATTTTTACCaggcattatttaaaaaaataaaataataattaatagtgGTTATTTTGTTCTCGGATAAGATAATTTTTCAGTTTTtaacaataaatataaaaattgtcaaccaaaaactaattatCATCCACATTTAAAAGATAAACCattcaaaatttatttatattaattatgaAAGTTTATGAGTAGAGATGTCATTAAACAAACAATGTCATTAAAAGATTAAACcattcaaaatttatttaaattaattgtgaaattttaTGAATAAAGATGTCATTAAACAAACATGTTTCTTGCTctgatattgtgattttgttgggTCAAGACTCCCAGTTTGTTGCTCCGGCCAAAAGCTTCTTTTCAAAAAAGAGTTTATCCTTTTCTAGTTTTTGTGGTCTTGGTGATCTAACTACTTGTGATTTTCTCCCTTTCGTGTGCCTGTGTGGCGATTTTGTAATGGTTTGGGCCTCTCCTATTTTATCTAATCTGAACAAACCTATGTCATAGTCAAATAATTTTTTCACTAGATTAAACACTAAAACATACCAATGTCGTTTATTCTCAAGATGTTTAGAACTTATTACCTAAAAGTTGAATAGTGTACATTTCAATTATTACAACAAATTTAATCCAATTCCATTGACATCTATTGATAGCATGACAATCAAAACTATGACAATTGTGTATATTTCTTTGAATTATTTTCATGTATTGTtgaattataataatttatattatattaacaaattaatcaaCATTTTTTTTTACAATTAACTGTATATTTATGGCAAATGTTTCTTGTACATGTAAACtttaaacaaattaattaaaaatatacatattttctcattttataatttatattatattaacaaattaatcaacttttttttttttacaattaattGTATACTTTTGACAAATGTTTCTTCTACATATAAACTTtaaacaaatttatttaaaatataaatgttTTCTCATTTTAAAATTTACTTCAAGATAGTCATGATTTTACTTTGACATATAACCTGTACATATGTTTACATATAAGTAGAGCACATATATCATTTGTTAGTAGGAGAGTACAAAAATATTTACACTCGTTAAATATAGATTTGTTGAGATATAAATGAAACacaattataaatttttaaatgtATACAAATGTTTACACAcatcaaatatatattaatatatatttttcaataagatAAGGAAGATCTAGCTTTACAATTTGGTACGATTAATCATGCAAGGTGATAGTGAAAGACAATGTCAGAGGTTGAGAAACATATGTTGTTTCCATGGAACTTATTTCTTAGATTAaacatcacacacttctccaagGACAATGCTTCCAAAGACATCAACTTAAAGTGTTTTGATTGTCTGTAGCATTATGAAAGATAtatcatttgattttaattttttttttgcttaaaGGTGAACTACGGTTTATGGATTAGGCATCTCCATGAATTCTTCTAAGTTATTTTAATATGACTATAGTTATTTATAATGAATTCTTCTAagttaatttaatatatattttttcaataaaagtggattattccactaaattttttaattaatatttttaatttttttaaattttttacacaggattcaaagagcataccagaggaaagaaccctgggaagaaatcctctggtcacaactcataaaataaacctatagtatctgacAGATCAGTTTATGCAccctgcccaaaaccacatacaaaatgcggtcacaacacatataatatcagttttgcatatagcccatatgacaatttgccaaaaaaacccatcggataattttcaaatgtagactccacagctgctatcaatggaagaagacaaaattttccaaagccttgtgctaaatcccatgagccaaaaccttcctgccaaaaaagaaagtatcaaaaaacctttggaaaaacactattgtatcaaataccatgagctcgaactctcctctagacaatggacatgaatacttgaaatgaaaggggaaagcgggaataattaacttcataaaattttacatcaacattactcaaggaaatcatataactattgctgcaaaccttcccataccctagaaggaatttcctcaaaacccacctctcactgattagcattgctatcaatggctaaatttgccaaataatccgcaatcttattaacttctctgtaacaatgggataccaagaaagattcaaacaattctaatttttgtaaaatgggatcaagtatatactgcaaattccaacaattcgatttctttttcataacacattgaataatcaccatagaatcaccttcaattattaagtccttaattcccaaagagattgccatatccaatccaaaagacaaagcatgaaatttcgcataattgttagttttaaaaccaatagcatgacacttagctcaactaaaatttgcattgtgatcataaattaccatgcctaccccagccggcctagggttaccacgagaggccccatcaaaattcagtttaaagtgcccctgcggaggaggtttccatctagcagagtatctcttacctattgcatcattatttttaaaaattgaaccatgagagggtaaaactaacaacatcttccaaactctagtaactctactatcccagtgcgaaaaataagtaagattttccaaattcttataaataaacgacaaagcaacctcagagattgaagactcaatttttaatagaacctcagacacaggagaccttgtttttttaaatatcctgttgtttctctctagccaaacattccaaatcacaatagatggagatatgatccaaaggcatgcataaaaagatgacacaaacataaagggccaagatctgaaatgggaaatgagatccttaccaatgacaaaggatatatttaacttctcaaacaaccactgccaacattcataagcataatcacaatgtaggaataggtgtgaagaagattctaaatttttgttacaaaggacacaagggaaaacaacagtaataccaagcctgtctagtctcatacctgtaaggactctgtcctgaactaccaaccaagcaaaggttccagctttaggaagacaagtcgaatgccaaaacaacttataagtcCAAGgcgataaatctttagcaaccataagagagttgtaaccatctttaacagtgtacttactagaaatattctttgtccaaataagttcatcctcagaatcagaaagaaatacaattctatcccccaaaaccttctcaaaatctaatttcatgctttgatcaacatctaagaaatcaattgacttccatctagctagcttaaggggccCACTAGTCATAATTTCAATATAatttgctacaaaaacaccccaaagggaggaaaaaatagtgatcagaggagaccaatctctaatattcaccaaaggtgtgtgtccattccatacttcatcccagaatctgacctttctaccattatgaataatccatgagagatgaggcaaaataactgatctacatttacaaaggaaattccaaatagcagaacctgaaggcaaatttgagactttaaaaatgtactctcttggtccattatttaaatatttggcagaCATAatatgtgcccataaggagctaggcttgtcatataatttttaaaccaacttagcacctaaggctaaattttgattttccagactccgaattcctgttcctccaagttccttaggcaaacataccttatcccatgcaaccaaagggagtttcttcttgccatctttattattgttccaaagaaaatctctaagagtgtcctataaactaacaatagctgcttttggagacttcaaaacaaacatgagataaatgggaacaacattcaaaacagacttgatgagaacaattttacccaccaaagttaaccatctatgattccatgagagaattcttttagaaatgaccgaaataatcttatcccaaaaaccaatcttatcttgtttaataaagaaaggaatcccaaggtaagtacatggaagatttccagtctcaaatccccaaaggattgcaacctatgctgaaccagttgtgatgtattaaggaaaaaaatctttgatttatcaccattcactttctgaccagaaaacgatgcataattttgtattattcctttaatcacttttgcctctactaacgaagcatgtccaaataacatagtatcatctgcaaagagacaatgagaaatactttggggaatattctgaatccttatacctttccaaagcccccccactttagcaaccctaatagcccaactaaaggtttcagctaggagaataaacaaaaagggagaatggcgatctccctatctcaaacccccagaggaagtgaaaaaaccacaaggacaaccattaattaaaatcgagaatcttgcagaagaaatacatgcacgaatccatttgacccaggccttggaaaaacctaacttttcaagaacaacacataaagccccccactctactctatcataagccttcatgatgtctagtttaagtatcatggctggggttctttgggtggaaatagaatgcaacacctcatgtacTACAATTGTACCCTCTATCATctcccttccgggaacaaaaccaccttgctccaatgaaatgatcctaggtagaatttttgccaacctaagggaaattgccttcataaatattttatacaaagtgttacataaagcaatggggtgaaagttagcaaaagtcttagtatcctcttttttaggaataattgcagtcattgtagtattaa contains these protein-coding regions:
- the LOC131062783 gene encoding cyclin-dependent protein kinase inhibitor SMR13 is translated as MEQFKHTEMCKDRVPGAPEAVQKRKAMEDNDDMGFLPALKPIITDRHTSKARLSSTQDSMAALNLTRTCFEDNEHHNNCNDNEGCETPKSEKHQIPKILSCPGAPRKPRSTVKKCKRSEEFFYISPVELNLLFSLSKPTQFDFSVTVKTFRW